From a single Bacillus pseudomycoides DSM 12442 genomic region:
- a CDS encoding NAD(P)-dependent oxidoreductase: MKQVISSIGFIGTGVMGKSMVHHLLQGGYTVYVYNRTKEKATSLLKEGAHWCDSPKELVENVDVVMTMVGYPHDVEEIYFGTEGILEHANEGTIAIDFTTSTPTLAKRIYEAGKKKSVHTLDAPVSGGDIGAKEGRLAIMIGGEQEVYEVCLPLFEKLGENVQLQGPAGSGQHTKMCNQIAIASNMIGVCEAVSYAKKAGLDPEKVLQSISTGAAGSWSLSNLAPRMLKEDFAPGFYVKHFMKDIKIALDEAEKLKLPVPGLALAKELYDELIEEGEEDSGTQVLYKKYIRG, translated from the coding sequence ATGAAACAAGTAATTTCATCAATTGGTTTTATCGGTACAGGTGTTATGGGGAAAAGTATGGTACATCATTTATTACAAGGTGGTTATACAGTATATGTGTATAACCGTACGAAAGAAAAAGCAACTTCCTTATTAAAAGAAGGGGCACATTGGTGTGATTCACCAAAAGAATTGGTGGAGAATGTAGATGTTGTTATGACGATGGTAGGATATCCGCATGATGTAGAAGAAATCTATTTTGGAACAGAGGGAATTCTGGAACATGCAAATGAAGGGACAATTGCAATTGATTTTACAACCTCTACACCGACGTTAGCAAAACGTATATATGAAGCTGGAAAGAAAAAGAGTGTACATACGCTAGATGCTCCGGTATCAGGAGGGGATATTGGAGCAAAAGAAGGCAGACTTGCTATTATGATTGGTGGAGAGCAAGAAGTATATGAAGTATGTCTCCCTTTGTTTGAAAAACTAGGAGAGAACGTTCAGTTACAAGGGCCAGCGGGAAGTGGACAGCATACAAAGATGTGTAATCAAATTGCAATTGCATCGAATATGATAGGTGTTTGTGAAGCGGTATCGTATGCAAAGAAAGCAGGTTTAGATCCAGAGAAAGTACTACAAAGTATTTCAACTGGAGCAGCTGGTAGTTGGTCATTAAGTAATTTAGCTCCACGTATGTTAAAAGAGGACTTTGCACCAGGATTTTATGTGAAACATTTTATGAAGGATATAAAAATTGCGTTAGATGAAGCTGAAAAGTTAAAGTTACCTGTACCTGGATTAGCTCTAGCAAAAGAGCTATATGATGAATTAATAGAAGAGGGAGAAGAGGATAGTGGCACACAGGTGTTGTATAAGAAATATATAAGGGGGTAA
- a CDS encoding GGDEF domain-containing protein — protein sequence MNILHFLLENTVFQNVLQDLHVNVLYIEEGCNHQYTIDDIHPKCMFIANSFEEGEMLFEKVRPQIVIIYVSNGAQVECIKHIYNSRSSFIVIWDQPVTSKFVELLTIGVRNIVIAPVTPQVVLEEVNKSLYQLSLLQQVTIQQELLQMMFDFQNDLLFIVEDDEIVDCNTNFLSFFGYENLFSYHENHMVFAEHFIQEHGYYATNHDITWLDDSLAQARKIKMYSHEGEAFVFLLRATPVPEDLSRFIVKCTDITELDELYQEQEQLAAIDSLTEIYNRLKFQQLLEEKWKSEKRVNQMMALILFDIDDFKKVNDTYGHDFGDLALIQLAELMKSKIASQHIFARWGGEKFIILVINTTEKEAFQVAESLRFFIETKQFSSISKLTASFGVALYEQGMTKEELIQRADIALYEAKKNGKNQVRLYRKEKM from the coding sequence GTGAACATACTACATTTTTTATTAGAGAATACGGTTTTTCAAAATGTATTACAGGATCTCCATGTAAATGTACTTTATATAGAAGAAGGATGTAATCACCAGTATACGATTGATGATATACATCCAAAATGTATGTTTATAGCAAATAGTTTTGAAGAAGGGGAAATGTTATTTGAAAAAGTGCGACCACAAATTGTGATCATTTATGTGTCGAATGGTGCACAAGTAGAGTGTATAAAACACATATATAATTCGAGGAGTTCTTTTATTGTTATCTGGGATCAGCCGGTGACTTCAAAATTTGTAGAGTTGCTTACAATAGGAGTACGAAATATTGTTATAGCTCCTGTTACACCACAGGTTGTGCTGGAAGAGGTAAACAAAAGTCTCTATCAATTATCACTATTGCAACAAGTGACTATTCAACAAGAGCTTCTTCAAATGATGTTTGATTTTCAAAATGATTTATTATTCATTGTAGAAGATGATGAGATCGTCGACTGTAATACGAACTTTTTGAGTTTTTTTGGATATGAAAATTTATTTTCATATCATGAGAATCATATGGTATTTGCGGAACATTTTATTCAAGAACATGGATATTACGCAACAAATCACGATATAACTTGGCTTGATGATTCTTTAGCGCAAGCGAGAAAAATAAAAATGTATAGTCATGAAGGCGAAGCGTTTGTTTTTTTATTACGTGCTACACCTGTACCGGAAGATTTGTCTAGGTTTATTGTTAAGTGTACAGATATTACGGAATTAGATGAATTATATCAAGAGCAAGAACAGCTTGCTGCAATTGATTCTTTAACAGAAATATACAACCGTTTGAAGTTTCAACAATTATTAGAAGAAAAATGGAAAAGTGAGAAACGAGTAAATCAAATGATGGCGCTTATTCTTTTTGATATAGACGATTTTAAAAAAGTGAACGACACATATGGACATGATTTTGGTGATTTAGCATTAATTCAGTTAGCCGAACTGATGAAATCTAAAATAGCATCCCAACATATTTTCGCGCGGTGGGGTGGAGAGAAATTTATTATATTAGTAATAAATACAACGGAAAAAGAGGCTTTCCAAGTTGCTGAATCGCTACGTTTTTTTATTGAAACGAAACAATTCTCTAGCATTTCAAAATTAACCGCAAGTTTTGGAGTTGCTTTATATGAGCAAGGAATGACAAAAGAAGAATTGATACAGCGAGCAGATATTGCTTTATATGAAGCGAAAAAAAATGGCAAAAACCAAGTACGTTTATATAGAAAAGAAAAAATGTGA
- a CDS encoding nitroreductase family protein, translating into MTQQDFFTVLYERTSNRAFNSEKEISKEELQEILKAAGQAPSAWNLQHWKFLVFQGKDVQSRLHPIAYNQQQILDASAVVAILGDLEANKNIDSVYGPIVEQGFMKAEAKERLAQNIESAYKREQYPRDAAFSNASLAAMQLMLAAKATGWDTCAIGGFNPQALMEEFNVSSRYVPIMLITIGESTLKGHPAPRMNVEQVTEWAK; encoded by the coding sequence ATGACACAGCAAGATTTCTTTACTGTTCTATATGAACGAACATCTAATCGTGCATTCAATTCTGAAAAAGAAATTTCAAAAGAGGAATTACAAGAAATTTTGAAAGCAGCTGGTCAAGCACCATCAGCTTGGAACTTACAACATTGGAAGTTTCTTGTTTTCCAAGGTAAAGACGTACAAAGCCGTTTACATCCAATCGCTTATAATCAACAACAAATTCTTGATGCTTCTGCAGTAGTCGCTATTTTAGGTGATCTAGAAGCAAATAAAAACATCGATTCTGTATATGGACCTATCGTAGAGCAAGGATTTATGAAAGCAGAAGCTAAAGAACGTTTGGCACAAAATATTGAATCTGCATATAAGCGTGAACAATATCCACGAGATGCAGCCTTCTCTAATGCATCCTTAGCCGCAATGCAACTTATGCTTGCAGCTAAGGCAACTGGCTGGGACACTTGTGCAATCGGTGGATTTAACCCACAAGCACTAATGGAAGAATTTAATGTTTCTTCTCGTTATGTACCTATCATGCTAATTACAATTGGTGAATCTACATTAAAAGGACATCCAGCACCACGTATGAATGTCGAACAAGTAACGGAATGGGCAAAGTAA
- a CDS encoding serine hydrolase domain-containing protein, translated as MIKKLIIMVLICFIVCGSVYYFFYIPKKQEALTWKATPSVESELQDNLEEKKEPPIDYASVAQKLDQYLKDKDFNGTVLVTDKDRVVLNKGYGYADVQSEIENTPQTKYRIGSITKTVVATSILQLQEQGKLNIQDNVNKYIPLFPADKNITLYHLLTHTSGLPEKGKGKVNAASRLNLVTWIGMQQVAFPPGTGWKYSDYNYMVLAYIIENISKKPLGEYVKENIFARADMHESGMGNMVPGEQHFTQGYKKKDNVLVPAPKLAMNWLYGCGEMYTTVGDMKKLDEAIINGKLLSEKSIQVMFTPSSEKKYAFSFYIYPDYFHNHGVVAGWNTFNNFNKDKGTFVVLFSNVQNGINDDFNKEFRKMVSDLLEQRG; from the coding sequence ATGATAAAAAAATTGATTATTATGGTCTTGATTTGCTTTATAGTATGTGGAAGTGTATATTACTTTTTTTATATACCCAAGAAGCAAGAAGCATTAACTTGGAAGGCAACTCCTTCTGTCGAGTCTGAGTTACAGGATAATTTAGAAGAAAAAAAGGAACCGCCAATTGATTATGCTAGTGTGGCACAAAAGTTAGATCAATATTTAAAAGATAAAGATTTTAATGGAACGGTTCTTGTCACAGATAAAGATCGTGTTGTGCTGAATAAAGGGTATGGATATGCAGATGTTCAAAGTGAAATTGAAAATACACCACAAACAAAATATCGCATTGGTTCCATTACTAAGACAGTTGTGGCAACATCGATTTTACAGTTGCAAGAGCAGGGAAAGTTAAATATTCAGGACAATGTAAATAAATATATACCTTTATTTCCAGCAGATAAAAATATCACATTATACCATCTTCTAACACATACTTCTGGTTTACCAGAGAAGGGAAAGGGAAAAGTGAATGCTGCATCACGTTTGAATTTGGTTACTTGGATTGGAATGCAGCAAGTAGCTTTTCCGCCAGGAACTGGTTGGAAATACAGTGACTATAATTATATGGTGCTTGCTTATATTATAGAAAATATATCTAAAAAGCCTTTAGGAGAATATGTAAAGGAAAATATATTTGCACGAGCGGACATGCATGAATCAGGTATGGGAAATATGGTGCCAGGAGAGCAACATTTCACGCAAGGGTACAAAAAGAAAGACAATGTACTTGTACCAGCACCAAAATTAGCAATGAACTGGCTATATGGCTGTGGTGAGATGTATACTACAGTTGGGGATATGAAGAAGTTAGATGAAGCAATTATAAATGGAAAACTTCTTTCAGAGAAAAGTATACAAGTGATGTTTACACCATCATCCGAAAAGAAATATGCATTTAGTTTCTATATATATCCCGATTATTTTCATAACCATGGTGTAGTTGCTGGGTGGAATACATTTAATAACTTTAATAAAGATAAGGGAACGTTTGTTGTTTTATTTTCAAATGTGCAAAATGGCATAAATGATGATTTTAATAAGGAATTTCGGAAGATGGTCAGCGACTTATTAGAACAAAGGGGATGA